One region of Mesobacillus boroniphilus genomic DNA includes:
- a CDS encoding DNA-dependent RNA polymerase subunit epsilon yields MIFKVYFQESNKQVPVREKTQTIYVEADSERDVRTKIADRQYNIEYVEAVEGNYFEYEKQKEDFEVLEIE; encoded by the coding sequence ATGATTTTTAAAGTTTACTTCCAGGAATCAAACAAGCAAGTACCAGTTCGCGAAAAAACGCAAACCATTTATGTAGAAGCTGACTCTGAAAGAGATGTACGGACAAAAATAGCTGACCGCCAATATAATATTGAATATGTCGAGGCAGTTGAGGGTAACTATTTTGAGTACGAGAAGCAAAAAGAAGACTTTGAAGTATTGGAGATCGAATAA
- a CDS encoding Cof-type HAD-IIB family hydrolase: MSKIVFFDIDGTLLDHDKNLPSSAKEAIKALKENSVFVAIATGRAPFMFESLRKELDIDSFVSFNGQYVVFEGEPIYKNPLNNDKIEKLYLEASDKEHPVVFMNHMTMKSSVKHHSFIEKSLGGLKFAHPEHDNRFYVDRDLYQTLLFCEEGQEKYYRETYPEFNFIRWHPYSVDILPAGGSKAEGIKKMVDRLGFKPEDVYAFGDGLNDLEMIQAVGTGVAMGNAVPELKELANKVTRDVADDGIWHGLKELKLI; the protein is encoded by the coding sequence ATGAGTAAAATCGTATTTTTTGATATTGATGGTACATTGCTGGACCATGATAAAAACCTGCCGTCGTCTGCAAAAGAGGCAATTAAAGCATTGAAGGAAAACAGTGTGTTCGTCGCCATTGCTACAGGAAGGGCTCCGTTCATGTTCGAAAGCCTTAGAAAAGAGCTGGACATTGATTCTTTTGTGAGCTTTAACGGACAATATGTTGTATTCGAAGGGGAGCCAATCTATAAGAATCCTTTGAACAATGATAAGATAGAAAAACTTTATTTAGAAGCATCTGATAAGGAACATCCAGTCGTTTTTATGAACCATATGACCATGAAATCATCAGTGAAGCACCACAGTTTTATCGAAAAGAGTCTTGGCGGACTGAAGTTTGCCCACCCTGAACATGACAATCGATTTTATGTAGACCGAGACCTCTACCAAACACTCTTGTTCTGTGAGGAAGGGCAGGAAAAGTATTATAGGGAAACCTACCCAGAATTTAACTTTATCAGGTGGCATCCATACTCTGTTGATATTCTGCCAGCAGGAGGGTCTAAAGCAGAAGGAATCAAGAAGATGGTGGACCGATTAGGTTTCAAACCGGAAGATGTATATGCTTTTGGTGATGGGTTGAATGATCTTGAGATGATTCAAGCAGTCGGCACGGGGGTTGCCATGGGCAATGCCGTACCAGAACTTAAGGAGCTGGCCAATAAGGTTACCCGAGATGTAGCTGACGACGGAATCTGGCATGGATTGAAAGAGTTGAAATTGATTTAG
- the def gene encoding peptide deformylase: MLTMNDIVRDGHPVLRKVAEEVPMPPSQEDKAVLENLIEYVKNSQDPEIAQKHGLRPGIGLAAPQINVSKRMIAVHVTDEKDNLLSQALFNPKIISHSVERSYLAAGEGCLSVDESIPGFVPRYARITVKGVNLEGNEVKLRLKGLPAIVFQHEIDHLNGIMFYDHINKQDPFAEVPDAKPVER, encoded by the coding sequence ATGTTGACGATGAATGATATCGTCCGTGATGGACATCCCGTGCTCCGAAAAGTCGCGGAAGAAGTTCCAATGCCCCCTTCACAGGAAGATAAGGCAGTACTTGAAAACCTGATTGAATATGTTAAAAACAGCCAGGACCCTGAGATTGCCCAAAAACATGGACTTCGTCCTGGAATCGGTCTTGCTGCACCACAAATAAATGTTTCAAAAAGAATGATTGCTGTTCATGTTACTGATGAAAAAGATAATCTACTAAGCCAAGCCCTCTTCAACCCAAAAATTATCAGCCATTCAGTTGAACGTTCCTACCTCGCAGCCGGTGAAGGATGCCTGTCAGTTGATGAATCGATCCCAGGTTTTGTGCCGAGATATGCAAGAATAACGGTCAAAGGAGTAAATCTTGAAGGAAACGAAGTAAAGCTTCGCTTGAAAGGCTTGCCAGCGATTGTTTTCCAGCACGAAATCGATCATCTGAATGGCATTATGTTTTACGACCACATTAATAAACAAGATCCATTCGCCGAAGTTCCCGATGCAAAACCAGTTGAAAGATAA
- a CDS encoding YjcZ family sporulation protein, with amino-acid sequence MHGYGYGCGYPVAGAGYGNGFALIVVLFILLIIVGCACWKF; translated from the coding sequence ATGCACGGTTACGGATATGGATGTGGTTATCCGGTTGCAGGAGCAGGGTATGGCAATGGATTCGCTTTGATTGTCGTGTTGTTCATCCTTCTGATCATTGTTGGCTGCGCCTGCTGGAAGTTTTAA
- a CDS encoding YkyA family protein → MSIFKKISLAIIMMAGVLSLAGCLDKQSPEEKMFEALEKVVSIEKGFEDQQDPLVELEKKEKEIYEQIISLGMKEYDQIVKLADEALAIADKRAEHIDKEKESIDESEKEFGNVDKIIDEIDDPKLKKQATELQATMKERYEIHDKLYKNYKQGLQFDKELYEMLKDKELSFEKLEEQINKVNEVYETVLNNNQEFNEKTDQYNQEKMNFYKKAGIEVSSEKEK, encoded by the coding sequence TTGTCCATTTTTAAAAAAATAAGTTTAGCTATTATAATGATGGCTGGAGTTTTAAGTCTAGCTGGGTGTCTGGACAAGCAATCACCAGAGGAAAAAATGTTTGAAGCACTTGAGAAGGTCGTTTCAATTGAAAAAGGGTTCGAGGATCAGCAGGATCCGCTTGTAGAGCTGGAAAAGAAGGAAAAGGAAATATATGAGCAAATCATTTCACTCGGAATGAAGGAATATGACCAAATTGTTAAGCTGGCAGATGAGGCATTGGCTATAGCTGACAAACGTGCAGAACATATTGATAAGGAAAAAGAAAGTATAGATGAATCCGAAAAAGAGTTTGGGAATGTGGACAAGATCATCGACGAAATAGATGACCCTAAACTGAAGAAGCAGGCAACTGAACTGCAGGCGACTATGAAAGAAAGATATGAAATCCATGATAAGCTTTACAAAAACTACAAACAAGGTCTTCAATTTGACAAAGAGCTTTATGAAATGCTTAAAGATAAGGAATTAAGCTTTGAAAAACTCGAAGAACAAATCAATAAAGTAAATGAAGTGTATGAAACTGTATTGAATAATAATCAGGAATTCAATGAAAAGACTGACCAGTATAATCAAGAAAAAATGAATTTTTACAAAAAAGCTGGTATAGAAGTTAGCTCGGAAAAGGAAAAGTAA
- the pdhA gene encoding pyruvate dehydrogenase (acetyl-transferring) E1 component subunit alpha, which translates to MASKTKNNTVDAMKQLEKIESQFEMFQILNEEGEVVNEAAMPELSDEQLQELMKRMVYTRILDQRSISLNRQGRLGFYAPTAGQEASQLASQFALEKEDFILPGYRDVPQMIWHGLPLTQAFLFSRGHFKGNQIPEGVNVISPQIIIGAQYIQAAGVALGMKKRGTQAVAVTYTGDGGSSQGDFYEGINFAGAYKAPAIFFVQNNRFAISTPVEKQTAAQTIAQKAVAAGIPGIQVDGMDPLAVYAVTLEARKRAVNGEGPTLIETMTYRYGPHTMAGDDPTRYRTSDLDNEWEKKDPLVRFRKFLEKKNLWTEDMENETIEKAKEEIKNAIKEADDTPKQKVTDLMEIMYEEMPDYLKEQYEIYKEKESK; encoded by the coding sequence ATGGCATCTAAAACAAAAAACAACACTGTTGATGCAATGAAGCAGCTCGAAAAGATTGAAAGCCAATTTGAAATGTTCCAGATTTTGAATGAAGAGGGCGAAGTCGTAAATGAAGCGGCAATGCCTGAGCTTTCAGACGAGCAATTACAAGAATTAATGAAGCGTATGGTTTATACAAGGATTCTGGATCAGCGTTCAATTTCATTGAACCGCCAGGGACGCCTAGGATTCTATGCTCCTACAGCAGGACAGGAAGCTTCCCAGCTTGCATCTCAATTTGCACTTGAGAAAGAAGACTTTATCCTTCCAGGATATCGTGATGTTCCCCAAATGATTTGGCACGGACTTCCACTTACGCAAGCATTCTTATTCTCACGCGGGCACTTCAAGGGTAATCAAATACCTGAAGGTGTAAATGTAATCTCACCACAAATCATCATTGGTGCTCAGTACATCCAGGCTGCAGGTGTAGCGCTTGGAATGAAGAAGCGCGGAACGCAGGCAGTAGCTGTTACTTACACAGGTGATGGCGGTTCATCTCAAGGTGACTTCTATGAAGGAATCAACTTTGCAGGTGCATACAAAGCGCCGGCAATCTTCTTCGTTCAGAACAACCGTTTCGCGATTTCTACTCCAGTTGAAAAGCAAACTGCTGCTCAGACAATTGCTCAAAAAGCTGTTGCTGCTGGTATTCCTGGTATTCAGGTTGACGGTATGGACCCGCTTGCAGTTTACGCAGTTACTCTTGAAGCACGTAAGCGCGCAGTTAACGGAGAAGGCCCAACATTGATCGAAACAATGACTTACCGTTACGGTCCACATACAATGGCTGGTGATGATCCAACTCGTTACCGTACATCTGATCTGGACAATGAATGGGAAAAGAAAGATCCATTAGTACGTTTCCGTAAGTTCTTGGAAAAGAAAAACCTATGGACTGAAGATATGGAAAACGAAACAATCGAAAAAGCAAAAGAAGAAATCAAAAACGCTATCAAAGAAGCGGATGATACTCCTAAGCAAAAAGTAACTGACCTTATGGAAATCATGTATGAAGAAATGCCAGACTACTTAAAAGAACAGTATGAAATATATAAAGAGAAGGAGTCGAAGTAA
- a CDS encoding alpha-ketoacid dehydrogenase subunit beta — protein MAQMTMIQAITDALRVEMKNDPNVLVFGEDVGVNGGVFRATEGLQNEFGEDRVFDTPLAESGIGGLAIGLALQGYRPVPEIQFFGFVFEVMDSIAGQMARMRYRSGGRYSSPVTIRSPFGGGVHTPEMHADSLEGMVAQQPGLKVVIPSTPYDAKGLLISSIRDNDPVIFLEHMKLYRSFRQEVPEEEYTIPLGKADVKREGKDLSIITYGAMVHESLKAAEELEKDGYSVEVIDLRTVMPFDIETIIASVEKTGRAIVVQEAQKQAGMAGQIVAEINDRAILSLEAPVLRVAAPDTVFAFSQAESVWLPNYKDVIATAKKVLTF, from the coding sequence ATGGCTCAAATGACAATGATTCAAGCAATTACAGACGCTCTTCGCGTAGAGATGAAGAACGATCCAAACGTACTTGTATTCGGGGAAGACGTAGGCGTTAACGGCGGTGTATTCCGTGCGACTGAAGGCCTTCAAAATGAATTTGGAGAAGACCGTGTATTTGATACACCGCTAGCAGAATCCGGAATTGGCGGATTGGCGATTGGTCTTGCGCTTCAAGGTTACCGTCCTGTTCCTGAAATCCAATTCTTCGGCTTTGTTTTCGAAGTAATGGATTCTATTGCAGGGCAAATGGCTCGTATGCGCTACCGTTCAGGCGGCCGCTACAGCTCACCAGTAACAATCCGTTCACCATTTGGCGGTGGCGTACATACTCCAGAGATGCACGCTGACAGCCTTGAAGGAATGGTTGCACAGCAGCCGGGCCTAAAGGTCGTTATCCCATCAACTCCATATGATGCAAAAGGATTACTGATTTCATCCATCCGTGATAACGATCCAGTCATTTTCCTTGAGCACATGAAGCTTTACCGCTCTTTCCGTCAGGAAGTACCGGAAGAAGAATACACAATTCCGCTAGGAAAAGCAGATGTTAAGCGTGAAGGAAAAGACCTGTCCATTATTACTTATGGTGCAATGGTTCACGAATCATTAAAAGCAGCTGAAGAGCTTGAAAAAGACGGATACTCTGTAGAAGTAATCGACTTAAGAACAGTAATGCCTTTCGACATTGAAACAATCATTGCTTCTGTTGAAAAAACAGGAAGAGCAATTGTTGTGCAGGAAGCTCAAAAACAGGCTGGTATGGCTGGACAGATTGTTGCAGAAATCAACGATCGTGCAATCCTTAGCCTTGAGGCACCAGTATTGCGTGTAGCAGCTCCAGATACAGTTTTTGCATTCTCTCAAGCAGAATCTGTTTGGCTGCCTAACTACAAAGATGTAATTGCAACAGCTAAAAAAGTACTTACATTCTAA